The Salinibacterium sp. M195 genome includes a window with the following:
- a CDS encoding DegT/DnrJ/EryC1/StrS aminotransferase family protein yields the protein MRVPFIDLAAQQAEVAAEVLPVWRRLFGTAGFIGGSEVDAFEREYAAFIGVEHVVGVSNGTDALELAYRAVGVGPGDEVIMPVNTFIATAEAVSRIGAVPVFVDVDEEHLLIDPDAVEAAITDRTRVIVAVHLFGQTAAVERLLSIADRHDIVVVEDAAQSQGASSTAGRAGALSRVAATSFYPGKNLGAAGDAGAVMTNDEHIASRIRNLAGHGSTVKYVHDHIGMNARLDAIQAPVLRAKLTRLDAWNAARGVAAARYGELLTDFEGVRTPTSRPGNTDVWHLYVVRVADRDRVMAELTAEGIGVGIHYPTPVHLTEAYAALGYTRGQFPVAETAANTIMSLPMFPHLTSTQQERVADAMRSAVVKSASAKSAVDR from the coding sequence GTGAGGGTCCCGTTCATCGATCTTGCCGCCCAGCAGGCTGAGGTCGCAGCCGAGGTGCTGCCCGTGTGGCGGCGCCTGTTCGGCACCGCGGGGTTTATCGGTGGCAGCGAGGTCGACGCATTCGAGCGGGAGTACGCCGCGTTCATCGGAGTCGAGCACGTCGTTGGAGTTTCCAACGGAACCGATGCGCTTGAGCTTGCCTACCGTGCCGTCGGCGTTGGCCCTGGTGATGAGGTCATCATGCCGGTGAATACGTTCATCGCTACAGCGGAGGCCGTATCGCGCATCGGCGCCGTCCCTGTGTTCGTGGATGTCGACGAAGAGCACCTCCTTATCGACCCTGACGCCGTCGAAGCCGCCATCACTGATCGCACGCGGGTCATCGTTGCCGTGCACCTTTTCGGCCAAACAGCGGCCGTCGAACGCCTCCTTTCGATCGCTGACAGGCACGATATCGTCGTGGTTGAGGATGCCGCCCAGTCGCAAGGTGCCTCGTCGACTGCTGGACGGGCAGGGGCTTTGTCGAGGGTGGCGGCGACGAGCTTTTATCCGGGTAAGAATCTCGGCGCGGCCGGTGACGCCGGCGCTGTGATGACGAACGATGAACATATCGCTTCGCGCATCCGCAATCTTGCTGGCCATGGCAGCACCGTTAAGTACGTGCACGATCACATCGGTATGAATGCTCGACTGGATGCGATTCAGGCACCGGTGCTGCGGGCAAAGTTGACGCGTCTCGACGCGTGGAACGCCGCGCGCGGTGTCGCAGCAGCTCGTTATGGCGAGTTGCTTACCGACTTTGAGGGTGTGCGCACCCCCACGTCCCGTCCGGGGAACACCGATGTCTGGCACCTCTACGTGGTGCGGGTCGCCGACCGCGACCGCGTGATGGCAGAGCTGACCGCGGAAGGAATCGGTGTCGGCATTCACTACCCCACCCCGGTGCACCTGACCGAGGCGTACGCCGCGCTCGGCTATACGCGGGGTCAGTTTCCTGTGGCGGAGACGGCGGCAAACACGATCATGTCGCTGCCGATGTTTCCGCACCTGACCTCGACGCAGCAGGAGCGCGTTGCCGACGCAATGAGATCCGCTGTGGTGAAATCCGCTTCTGCGAAATCCGCAGTGGATCGGTGA
- a CDS encoding glycosyltransferase, whose translation MRVLVLLNSLELGGTQINAVDFSVALRAHGVESWLVGERASLTSEPNLLTYAAAQGVSIEIYDALPGMRAHAAQLSSMAGRLKVDLIHVYGMWSLARQVFWGPSRFGGVPWMQTVYEMSVAPIVLRHMPLIVGTGYLVDELVNRPGPTILISPPVDMDRDSPTAGIAEAFRRENDLGDGLLLGIVSRLDSNMKATSIEVAIEAMRSLAAAEVTLFIVGAGDGGERLEAQAREVNAAVGREVVRMLGARVDPRPAYAAADIMLGMGGSAARSLAFGRPLVVQGEAGWSQLFEPATADSLARSSYWSPDAVSDPVGDLIRAVLPLIADGRRRAELGSFGRDFAARRFGLEAMTARLATFYQLATRAYGRRAWISDLPSEARRLGEKIMRRIHRAVAGDAT comes from the coding sequence ATGCGGGTACTTGTCCTTCTGAATAGCCTCGAACTCGGGGGTACTCAGATCAACGCGGTCGATTTCTCGGTCGCGCTGCGGGCACACGGGGTGGAATCTTGGCTGGTCGGGGAACGGGCGTCGCTCACCTCAGAGCCCAATCTGCTCACCTACGCCGCCGCGCAGGGCGTCTCCATCGAGATTTATGATGCGCTGCCCGGGATGCGGGCTCACGCTGCTCAACTATCGTCGATGGCCGGCAGGCTGAAGGTCGACCTCATCCATGTTTATGGGATGTGGAGTCTGGCCCGTCAGGTGTTCTGGGGTCCGTCGCGATTTGGGGGCGTGCCGTGGATGCAGACGGTGTACGAGATGAGCGTCGCCCCGATTGTGCTTCGCCACATGCCGTTGATCGTCGGCACCGGTTACCTCGTCGATGAGCTCGTCAATCGGCCAGGTCCGACCATCCTGATCTCGCCTCCTGTCGACATGGATCGGGATTCACCGACGGCAGGGATCGCCGAGGCTTTCCGCCGGGAGAACGATCTGGGTGACGGTCTGCTGCTGGGAATTGTTAGTCGGCTAGACAGCAACATGAAGGCGACCTCTATCGAGGTCGCGATCGAGGCCATGCGCTCCCTCGCCGCCGCGGAGGTGACGTTGTTCATCGTCGGCGCTGGCGATGGGGGCGAACGACTTGAGGCTCAAGCCCGTGAGGTCAATGCGGCCGTTGGACGCGAGGTCGTGCGGATGCTCGGCGCTCGCGTCGACCCCAGACCGGCATATGCGGCGGCCGACATCATGCTCGGCATGGGAGGTTCTGCTGCTCGTTCGCTCGCGTTCGGCCGACCGTTGGTTGTGCAGGGCGAGGCGGGCTGGTCGCAACTCTTCGAGCCGGCTACCGCTGATTCGTTGGCGCGTTCAAGCTACTGGAGTCCGGACGCGGTCTCCGACCCGGTCGGCGACCTCATCCGCGCCGTGCTGCCGCTGATCGCTGATGGCCGTCGTCGGGCAGAATTGGGCTCATTCGGTCGGGATTTTGCAGCCAGACGCTTTGGTCTCGAAGCGATGACGGCCCGGCTGGCAACGTTTTATCAGCTGGCAACTCGCGCCTATGGGCGTCGAGCGTGGATCTCTGACCTTCCCAGCGAGGCCCGCCGCCTCGGGGAGAAAATCATGCGACGCATTCATCGCGCTGTTGCGGGAGATGCCACGTGA
- a CDS encoding NAD-dependent epimerase/dehydratase family protein — MTDIRGTQVLVTGGAGTIGSHIVDQLIDAGAAHVDVLDNLVRGRRANLDDAMHTGKVTVHEGDLRDKDFVRELTVGKDLVFHEAAIRITQCAEDPRLALEVLVDGTFNVIEAAAELGVSKLISASSASVYGLAEEFPTTERHHHHNNDTFYGAAKSFNEGTIRSFRAMNGLDFVILRYFNVYGPRMDVHGLYTEVLVRWMERIADGRPPLIFGDGRQTMDFVVTQDIARANILAAQSDVVDGVYNVASGQETSLLELAQALLRAMDSDLSVEHGPERAVNGVTRRLADTVAAQTDLGFTAEISLEDGLRSLVEWWSPLRDEISAGKSELRS; from the coding sequence ATGACCGACATCCGCGGTACTCAGGTTCTCGTTACTGGCGGCGCCGGAACTATTGGTTCTCACATCGTTGACCAGCTGATCGACGCTGGTGCCGCGCACGTCGACGTGCTTGACAACCTCGTGCGGGGGCGGCGGGCCAACCTCGATGACGCCATGCACACCGGCAAGGTAACCGTGCACGAGGGTGACCTTCGCGACAAAGATTTTGTTCGCGAGCTCACTGTTGGCAAGGACCTTGTCTTCCATGAAGCTGCCATCCGCATCACTCAGTGCGCCGAAGACCCACGCCTCGCGCTCGAAGTGCTCGTCGATGGCACCTTCAACGTCATCGAGGCTGCTGCCGAGCTTGGCGTGAGCAAACTGATCTCCGCGTCGAGCGCCTCCGTCTACGGGTTAGCCGAAGAGTTCCCCACGACAGAGCGACACCATCACCACAACAACGACACGTTTTATGGTGCCGCCAAATCATTCAACGAAGGCACGATCCGTAGCTTCCGGGCCATGAACGGGCTCGACTTCGTCATTCTGCGGTACTTCAACGTCTACGGCCCCCGCATGGATGTGCACGGGCTCTACACAGAGGTTCTCGTGCGCTGGATGGAGCGCATTGCTGATGGCCGGCCACCGCTAATTTTTGGTGATGGTCGGCAGACGATGGATTTCGTTGTCACTCAAGACATCGCGCGCGCCAACATCCTCGCCGCCCAAAGCGACGTAGTCGATGGCGTTTACAACGTCGCCAGCGGACAGGAGACTAGCCTGCTGGAGCTAGCCCAGGCGCTGCTGCGCGCGATGGACTCCGATCTCAGCGTCGAGCACGGCCCGGAACGTGCGGTGAACGGAGTAACGCGTCGGCTCGCCGATACTGTCGCCGCGCAGACCGACCTCGGCTTCACCGCTGAGATCTCGCTGGAGGATGGACTTCGTTCTCTTGTGGAGTGGTGGAGCCCGCTGCGCGACGAGATCTCGGCCGGAAAATCAGAGCTCAGATCATGA
- a CDS encoding Gfo/Idh/MocA family protein, producing the protein MSYPLHVAVVGAGYWGPNLARNFRANPQWKLAAICDLDATRAEKLADSLGGVPVITDLDELLSDPNLDAVAIATPAHTHHPIVLKALRAGKHVVVEKPLADSRDKGLEMAREADERGLVLMSDHTYCYTPAVMKIRELIADGMLGEILFIDSVRINLGLIQPDVDVFWDLAPHDLSIIDFILPGGLTATTASAQGADPLGSGKSCVGYLSLPLEGGAMAHVHVNWLSPTKIRQMVIGGTKQTLVWDDLNPQQRLSVYDRGVDLMQVSQAEADRTAATVSYRLGDTWSPALPEHEALASMTTEFAESIHDGRAPRTDGHAGLRVLAVLEAASRSLALAGAPSPIDSVPRSLEQAS; encoded by the coding sequence GTGAGTTATCCATTACACGTAGCGGTCGTCGGCGCAGGCTACTGGGGGCCGAACCTGGCGAGAAACTTTCGTGCAAACCCACAGTGGAAGCTTGCTGCGATCTGCGATCTCGATGCAACGCGGGCAGAAAAGCTCGCGGACTCGCTCGGAGGAGTGCCGGTTATCACCGATCTTGACGAGCTTCTCAGCGATCCAAACCTCGATGCCGTTGCCATAGCCACTCCGGCACACACCCATCACCCCATCGTGTTGAAGGCGCTTCGTGCAGGAAAGCATGTCGTTGTGGAGAAGCCACTAGCCGACAGTCGCGACAAGGGGCTCGAGATGGCGCGTGAGGCCGACGAGCGCGGTCTGGTACTGATGTCCGACCACACCTACTGCTACACGCCAGCAGTGATGAAGATTCGTGAGCTGATCGCCGACGGCATGCTCGGCGAGATTTTGTTCATCGACTCAGTTCGCATCAACCTAGGACTGATTCAGCCCGACGTCGATGTGTTCTGGGACTTGGCACCGCACGACCTCTCCATTATCGACTTCATCCTGCCTGGCGGCCTCACGGCAACGACTGCGTCCGCTCAGGGAGCAGACCCTCTCGGTTCCGGCAAATCCTGCGTTGGCTATCTCAGCCTTCCCCTTGAAGGTGGAGCCATGGCCCATGTGCACGTCAACTGGCTCAGTCCGACAAAGATCCGTCAGATGGTCATCGGCGGCACGAAGCAAACGCTTGTCTGGGACGACCTCAACCCACAGCAGCGCCTCAGCGTCTATGACCGAGGCGTCGACCTCATGCAGGTGTCACAGGCTGAGGCAGATCGCACTGCCGCAACAGTCTCGTACCGCCTCGGAGATACCTGGTCTCCTGCGTTACCCGAGCATGAGGCTCTCGCATCAATGACTACCGAGTTCGCCGAGAGCATTCACGACGGTCGCGCGCCACGCACCGACGGCCACGCCGGCCTGCGGGTGCTCGCAGTGCTCGAAGCCGCAAGCCGCAGCCTCGCTCTGGCCGGTGCCCCCAGCCCCATCGACTCCGTCCCACGTTCATTGGAGCAAGCGTCATGA
- a CDS encoding DegT/DnrJ/EryC1/StrS aminotransferase family protein, which yields MSRVNVMKPWLGTEEADAVAEVIASGWVAQGPRVAAFETAFAEAMQADHAVATSNCTTALHLALVVGGIEAGDDVVIPSFSFIATANAPTYVGARPVFADVDPLTGNVTAESVHAALTDRTRAVIVVDQGGMPVDLDSIRAVTDPRGILVIEDAACGAGSAYKGRPVGAGADIAAWSFHPRKLLTTGEGGMLTTSNAGWAARARQLREHAMSVSAVDRAASVIAPAEEYGEVGFNYRMTDMQAAVGIVQLGRLPEIVTRRREIAAEYARRIAGISGLRIVADPEYGTSNFQSLWVEVGADFPLTREGLLEALAAADVSARRGIMASHRQPAYANRDTGSVPLPVTERLTDNTLILPVFHQLTETEITQVVDAIIDAAGGVTRMTGTP from the coding sequence ATGAGCAGGGTCAATGTCATGAAGCCGTGGCTCGGCACGGAGGAGGCTGATGCGGTCGCTGAGGTCATCGCCTCGGGCTGGGTTGCCCAAGGCCCTCGGGTCGCGGCGTTTGAGACTGCGTTCGCGGAGGCAATGCAGGCAGATCATGCTGTTGCGACGTCGAACTGCACCACGGCGCTGCATCTCGCGCTCGTAGTTGGCGGAATCGAAGCGGGAGACGACGTAGTCATCCCCTCTTTTTCCTTCATCGCGACCGCAAATGCGCCTACCTATGTCGGCGCGCGACCGGTATTCGCGGATGTCGATCCGCTGACCGGCAACGTCACCGCCGAGAGCGTGCACGCTGCACTCACGGATCGAACGCGTGCCGTCATTGTTGTCGATCAGGGTGGGATGCCCGTTGATCTCGACTCGATCCGAGCAGTGACTGATCCCCGAGGGATCTTGGTCATCGAAGACGCGGCGTGTGGTGCGGGCTCTGCGTATAAGGGGCGCCCGGTGGGAGCGGGGGCAGACATCGCCGCGTGGTCATTTCATCCCCGCAAATTACTCACGACCGGTGAAGGGGGCATGCTCACCACTTCGAACGCCGGCTGGGCCGCTAGGGCGCGTCAACTCCGCGAGCACGCCATGAGCGTCTCCGCCGTCGACCGTGCCGCCAGCGTTATCGCACCGGCCGAAGAGTACGGCGAGGTCGGATTTAACTATCGGATGACCGACATGCAGGCAGCGGTCGGTATCGTGCAACTCGGCCGCCTGCCCGAGATCGTAACGCGGCGCCGTGAGATTGCGGCCGAGTATGCCCGCCGCATCGCCGGCATCTCCGGACTGCGGATCGTCGCCGACCCTGAGTACGGCACCTCTAACTTTCAGTCCCTGTGGGTGGAGGTCGGGGCGGACTTTCCGCTGACGCGCGAGGGATTGCTCGAGGCGCTCGCCGCAGCAGATGTCTCGGCGCGCCGCGGCATCATGGCATCGCACCGTCAGCCTGCGTACGCCAATCGTGACACTGGTTCGGTTCCGCTGCCGGTCACGGAACGCCTCACAGACAACACGCTCATCCTGCCCGTATTTCATCAGCTGACGGAGACCGAAATCACTCAAGTCGTCGACGCGATCATCGACGCGGCGGGCGGCGTGACACGCATGACGGGCACACCGTGA
- a CDS encoding NeuD/PglB/VioB family sugar acetyltransferase, which yields MTRHPLLLIAAGGLAREVLAVVRESGHEVLGFLDDRHEELPSTISGARVLGGVDDVTLYPRASLLVCVGSGLGRDRVVARLSALGIESDRFATVIDPSVRNPAGCPIGAGSILLAGVVITTDAVIGEHVVVMPHVTITHDCRIGDFATLAAGVALGGGVRVGRGAFLGMNCSIRQGLTIGIGATVGMGAVVLSDVHPAETWAGIPARRLGVTE from the coding sequence GTGACCAGGCATCCGCTCCTTCTCATTGCTGCCGGCGGCCTCGCTCGCGAGGTTCTCGCGGTGGTGCGCGAATCGGGCCACGAGGTTCTGGGGTTCCTCGACGACCGGCACGAGGAGCTACCCTCGACGATCTCGGGGGCACGCGTGCTCGGGGGCGTCGACGATGTCACGCTCTATCCGCGCGCCTCCCTGCTCGTGTGCGTCGGTTCCGGTCTCGGTCGCGACCGTGTCGTCGCCCGGCTCAGCGCTCTCGGCATCGAGTCAGACCGATTTGCAACGGTCATTGATCCCTCAGTACGCAACCCTGCTGGATGCCCTATTGGCGCTGGCTCAATTCTCTTGGCTGGCGTCGTAATCACCACGGATGCCGTGATCGGTGAGCACGTCGTCGTGATGCCGCACGTGACCATCACGCATGACTGCCGTATCGGGGACTTCGCGACGTTGGCGGCTGGTGTCGCTCTCGGCGGGGGCGTCAGGGTCGGCCGAGGAGCCTTCCTGGGAATGAACTGCTCGATAAGGCAAGGTCTCACAATCGGAATCGGAGCCACGGTAGGCATGGGCGCGGTTGTGCTCAGCGACGTGCATCCTGCAGAGACGTGGGCAGGCATTCCCGCCCGACGATTAGGGGTGACAGAGTGA